The Branchiostoma lanceolatum isolate klBraLanc5 chromosome 1, klBraLanc5.hap2, whole genome shotgun sequence genomic sequence GGGGCGTACCTTTGTTTCCATGGAATTTGTAGCTCTAGGTTTGCTGGGCCTTCCCCTGATGACAGCGTAGCAGAAGACCGTGATGACCATGACAAACAGGAAGTAGCTTGTGTGAAGGAGGTGCAAATTCACCAGCGACCGTTCCCCCTACGGTCGTACAACAAGACACATCTTAAAAACTATGCTTGAAGATCACAAGAACTTACATGCATAGAAATGGTGACAAGGAGTAAATAGCAAATGGTGAACACTGCTGCTCTGGGTTTTCACTACTACTGCTAATATATTTAGTCTAAAACAAATGCTGAAAGGAaacaatatgcaaattagttactgaggGAAAAGCTGTATTGTTTGCAGTGTGATGATTCTCGCTGACCACTCCAGacaaaaaacataaaaccaatgcAATTattgtggttttatgttctaaaagactttcaaacttttatccagtttcttaagtaactgtttttggcgtatcttattacctagatgtctaaccttcatcaacaacttTAGTGGCATCATGTGGCGCAATTGGaatgttttgcccagaaccgagaggtcccaggttcgaaaccccgatatgccccgatgttgtgcccttgggaaaggcactttacacgactttcctcactccacccaggtgtgaatgggtacctgacttcggttggggaaggtcgtattgaggtcacctgctggcgccgaatggcagtcgcccagactcttgcgacagttccacaaagtgcaagtgtggagcaaatatgtatctgttctgtattatatgattgtaaaccctgcagcaattcagcactggctgccattgcacggataatttctgaccaataaaccaaccaTTATTATAACACACTGCAAATATTACTTACGGCTGACATCATGACTGACAGCTCTGGGTTTAAGGCGTGGTAGGCCTTGACAAACACCCCGCTGGGACACCAGTGCTCCTCGGGTGTGAGGGGGTCCAGCGGCTGTATCCATGTGGTGTAGTACACCGATGTGgctgtgttgttgttgaagCTGTCAGCGTGGCAAGTCTCCGGTTTCCTGTGAAGTCAGATAGGAACACAAACTCATACAGTCAACATTGTGTGAGTAACACTTCAGAAATGTGTAAACTGATGCCAGGAACAACAGGCGTATGTTTTCCACTGCTATGCTTAGTGTTGCGGACATATATGTTCCattagatacaggtacagataccgGGGTTCGGGTAAAGGTCCTGAATTGTACCTGTGCCTGAACCATGTACCTTAACGCGGTAACCTGTGGTCTTTAGCGATgacagaaaaatgaataaacagtTAACAAAATGTCTATTTAGACTGCAGAGAACCCATATGCTTTCGAAAGGATCTCATATCAAAGATGGTGCTGAATCAATGCCCAtaaaatgttaatttttttcctgtgctaaattttcatctttctGGACAGAATAGTATGATTCTAGTAACAAAAAAAGTCAGAAAGTTATATTtcaaagaatttttttgcaTAGCTGGTAAACATGGTAGAGAAGTCATGGTCAAGCTGAGTTTGTTCCCAATTATATCAAGGTAGTCACTTGAAGTGTAAGCTTAAGACCAGAGCAAATGAAGAATCAACCAAACACCTTGTAGTGGGGAATACCGCGGGCGAGGCCATGAATGTGACACATGTTTTGAACTTGGCCTCGCTGCACTGCCCCTTTTTGGCGCAGTCTTGCGTGCTCCAGGCTGTCGGAAGTGTGAAAGTGACATTGACTTCTTCCAGGGCTTCCGAACCTAAGGTAGTGAGTAGAACGACATGTttaacatcatcaaacacaacAAATGTATCATATAAGAAAACTAAGAAGTGTTTTCCTGTTCTGTAGCTGTTGTAGATAAATACTACTTCAGTTCAATGTTTGGGCAATGTGGCAACATGCAAATTGCACAGAATACCATGAGTTTTTTTAGTTTCAGCAAATGATTCATTAGCCTGATTTTAATCGTACTTCTAGTCAGACGCTCGTAACCGCCAGCCGCCTAGGAGGGGACATAAACccctggacagctggagtttgcattatacagactaatGATTCATATTATTTATGAACATTTTATCACTTTCAAATTGAGACCATATTCATTGCTTTTTAAGTATGTGATATCTTTACTTGCAGCTGGACATaagtttatatacatgtacatgtaaacttgcCAGATTTCTTTTATTACAGACAGAGGATATATCACTTGAAGTAACAAATGAAAACCTagccaaatgtattttgtttgcaGACAGTgttctagcctggatgccagctgcccaatctctaaaatatatatcttaTGGTAATAGATATTTTAGTGAGTGTGGGtcaggcatccaggctaacagTGTTCGGACAGTACCGTGTAGTCCTAACTCCTCTCCTGATATCGTTGCCTGCAGATGAGTGACGTTATGGGGGAAGCCCACAAAGTTCTTCATGGGGTCGAGGGTCAGCATGATGGTGACAGAAACGTTCTTCATGGGCTCCGACTCCAGGATCTCCTTCTCCGGTTTGGACGAGGGGCCTGTGGTGGTGGGCGTCACGTCATCATCGTAGTGCTTCAGCGTGTCGTTGTCCGACACGCAGAAGTCCATCTTCCCAAAGTTCAGCAAGAACGTGTTCCAGTCCTGGAAGCAACGGGAGTTGAGATCGCAGGgaaatttttaatttttctttttgacTGTTTTTTCAAAGTGTGAATTCTTTAGTTTCATGAACCAGGGACTAATCTTGAAAGTATATAAAGCCAGCTTTAATCTAAAAGCAATTTTATCAACAATCCATGATCTTAGATGGCATTATGAGAGCTTTTTTCTGGCATATACATATTTTCTCTTTTGCAATACGGTCCTGGAAACAACGGGAATTGAGATTGCAGGGAAATTTTTCACTTTCCTTTTTGACTGTTTTTAAAGTGTGATTTCTTTAGTTTCATGAACCAATCTTGAAGTTGAAGGGTATAAAGTATTTTACCACTGATCTTAAACGGCATTATGTACTATTTTCTggcatattttctattttggAATACAGGATATTCAAATTTTGCAAAactctacatgtacctcctagaCTACCTAGACTAAAACAATACCTATAATACTGGCAGTATAATAATAATAGGACTGTTGCGAGAAATTGTTTTGACTAAGTTAGAGGGCATAGGGGAGTCTCAATCTCTCCTATCTCCTGAACAAATAACCAGGGTTCAGAGCTGTTATGCTTGTTACTTGTTATAGAACACAAACAGAAGCTCACCTGTGTGATATCAGGATCTGTGATTTGGTTCATCTTGATGTAGTAAGCCAGGGACATGAAGGCGATGGCCAGCGCACTCACACAGACCATGAACACCACCAGCGGCGGCCGGCTCACCGCAAAACTTTTCACATTCTCCAGAGGTTTGATTGTCATTCTGCAGTCCCTCTATGTAATACCTGTGTGGGCAAAACAGCAATAACCTGTCATCTATAGGCTTGGCTTAAACATATACAAATTGCTTgactacatgtgtatttgtacaACTATAATTAAAAGTTCATTGTAACCTGTACTAGTATGCATACATTTCATATCCATGTACATTATGTCTcctaatacaaaaaaggaagaaactGGAAGAATTGGCAAGAGATAATTTTTTCATAAAAGACTGACAAAATCAAACTCAAAAAGATAGAAGGCCAACCGTCATTTTGTCAGGAACAATGGAGAATGACATAATGAATTTTACTAACTTTCACACATAGTATGGCATGTAGAACTGTACATCTAGAAAGGCAAATTCTTAGGAGAAGATCAGACATTGGTCAGCCATTGGTCAAGTTGCAGACAGACAACTATTCACTTGAGCCCTTTGCATGACATATGATAAGCTCAGTTGAACACATAGTGATATGACTATTGTATAAAGGCAAGCCCAAATACTTTCCCCAAGTATTGAGGCCATCTCATTGAAAAAGTAACAATGTCAATGAGGTCACTTCTTAAAAGCCTGCTGTGCATTCTTCATCCATGGCCAACAAGGTTAGTaacataatttattcataaagaaaacaaatgctGGTAAAAAAAGACTCTCAAAGACTGTCATCTCAACCTAATCCACAAAAATCATCCttgaaattgttgttgttgaatggagACAGTTGCCATGGAGATTTTATGATGTTAGAACAAAGTAACTAGTAGAAGTTGCCTTATCTTCTATCAGGGTGGGACATTCTGAAGGTGACAGACATTCTTAGACAAGGCCAATCTGATCAGCTTACGTTAAAAGCATGTCTCTGCATAAagaggatactgtaaatgggGACCTAATTTTGCAATgggaggggaaaggaggcatTTTAAGGTTACGTTTGCAGTTAAAGAAACGTACATGTAATAACGCAATAATTGAAAACAGGGCACATGTTGGCAGTGCAGTGTGATAAGCTCAAGGCAAggggtcactgcaaaaactgcaaacataaaccTATGTGActattttacaatttacattttacagtacagaC encodes the following:
- the LOC136447483 gene encoding transmembrane protein 248-like, translated to MTIKPLENVKSFAVSRPPLVVFMVCVSALAIAFMSLAYYIKMNQITDPDITQDWNTFLLNFGKMDFCVSDNDTLKHYDDDVTPTTTGPSSKPEKEILESEPMKNVSVTIMLTLDPMKNFVGFPHNVTHLQATISGEELGLHGSEALEEVNVTFTLPTAWSTQDCAKKGQCSEAKFKTCVTFMASPAVFPTTRKPETCHADSFNNNTATSVYYTTWIQPLDPLTPEEHWCPSGVFVKAYHALNPELSVMMSAGERSLVNLHLLHTSYFLFVMVITVFCYAVIRGRPSKPRATNSMETKVPVEA